Sequence from the Desulfovibrio intestinalis genome:
TCTGCGTGAAAGCTTGCTGGGGCACCCAGTGCTGGCCTTGAACCGTGGTGATTACCTTGCCATCTCTGTTGCAGGAAGCCTGATTGGCGTGCTTGCTGCCCGCAGCCGGCATTCGTGGCGGGCCTTTTACTGGCTGGATAGCCTGGGCTTGTCGCTGGCAGCCGCAGTCGCAGCCGTTGCCGGATTCTTTTCTGGTCTGGGCATTACAGGCTGCCTTGTATTAGGGGTAGTGTCCGCCCTGGCTGGTGGGGTTGTTCGCGATGTGGCCTTGGGCGACAGTGCGCGCTTTGTGGAAGAAGATCTTTACGCAACCGCTGCGGCGTTGGGCGCAATGCTGACGCTGGCCGTCCTTATGTATGGTGGGG
This genomic interval carries:
- a CDS encoding trimeric intracellular cation channel family protein, with protein sequence MAQDPLLYVLDLAASFMLAAAASCRARSGGAHFSGAAVLACLAGLAAPLLRESLLGHPVLALNRGDYLAISVAGSLIGVLAARSRHSWRAFYWLDSLGLSLAAAVAAVAGFFSGLGITGCLVLGVVSALAGGVVRDVALGDSARFVEEDLYATAAALGAMLTLAVLMYGGAAPWQGALAGCGLVLVLRGLRLRRGDMGPI